Within Actinosynnema pretiosum, the genomic segment GCCCGGATGGTGCCCCGCGGCACGCCCAGCTCGGCCTGCGCGAACGTGAAGACGTCGTTCCACAGCCGGGCTTCCAGGTGGCTCTCCAGCTTCGGCAGGTAGTAGTACGGCCTGCCGAGGGCGCCGTTGTGGAAGAAGTGCAGCCCGAAGTCGACCAGCGCGCCGATGGCGGGCCCTCCCCCGACCTCGATGCCGCGCTCGGGCAGGTGCCAGCCGCGCGGGCGCACCACGATGGCCGGGCGCGGCCCGTCGCCCAGCTCGTACCGCTTGCCCTCGGGCGAGGTGTGCGAGATGGTCCCGCGCGCCGCGTCGTAGAGGGTGACCTGCCCGGACACCACGTTGCGCCAGTGCGGCGTGTTGGCGTCCTCCAGGTCGGCCAGCCACACCTTCGCGCCGGAGTTGAGGGCGTTGATCGCCATCTTGCGCTCGGTGGGCCCGGTGATCTCGACCCGGCGGTCGCGCAGCGGTTCGGGGGCGGGCGCGACCTGCCACTCGCCCTCGCGCACGTCGGCGGTCTCGGCGAGGAACCCGAGCGGTCCCCGGTCGGCGCGGCGGGCGATCAGCTCGTCGCGGGTGGCGGCGAAGGAGCGGTGCAGCGCGGCCACGAACTCCAGCGCCTCCGGGGTCAGGATCTGCTCGCCGCGCTCGACCGCGCCACCGAGAACTCGGATTCCGGTCATGCTGGATGCCTCCCTGGCTGCCGCGTCGGATGCCGTGCTGCGCCGATTTTCTGCTTTGCGGACTATAGTTACCGCATAGCGGAACGGCAATGGAGGGAGCGTGTCCGAAGGTGTCGCGCGAGAGCGGTGGCGTGCAGTCCCTCCAGCGAGCCTTCGACCTGCTGGAGCGGCTCGCCGACGCGGGCGGTGAGGCCAGCCTGTCGGAGCTGGCGTCCGCCTCCGGCCTGCCGCTGCCGACCATCCACCGGCTCATCCGCACCCTGGTCGACCTGGGCTACGTGCGCCAGCATGACAACCGCCGGTACGCGCTCGGCCCGAGGCTGATCCGGCTCGGCGAGGGCGCGGGACGGCAGTTCGGCACGTGGGCGCGCCCGCTGCTGGCCGAGCTGGTGGACGAGACCGGCGAGACGGCGAACCTGGCGGTGCTCGACGGCGACGAGATCGTGTACGTGGCGCAGGCCCCGTCGCGGCACTCTATGCGGATGTTCACCGAGGTCGGCAGGCGGGTGCTGCCGCACGCGACCGGCGTCGGCAAGGCGGTGCTGGCGGCGCTGCCCCGCGACCGGGCGCGGGAGCTGCTGGAGCGCACCGGGCTGCCCGCGCGCACCCCGAACACGATCACCGACCTGGGCGCGATGCTGGCCGAGCTGGACCTGGTCGCCGCGCGCGGGCACGCGCTGGACGAGGGCGAGCAGGAGCTGGGCGTGCGGTGCGTGGCGGTGGTCGTGCCGGGTGGGCCGACGCCCGCGGCGGTGTCGGTGTCCGGTCCGGAGGGACGGCTGACGCGGGAGGCGGCGGAGGGGATCACCGGGCTGCTGCACGGGATCGCCGACCGGTTGGCCTCGCGTCCCACGATGGGCTGATGCGCCGGACGGCCCGCCCGGCCGGTCGGGAAGGATCTCCGCCGTGGCGACATCTCACTACGGCCGGACGCTGACCCTGTTCTGGAACGACTCGAACGTGGTGGGGCGGTGGAGCGACGGCGCCCACCTGCCCCCCGTGCCCGCTCCGGGGCCCGGCGGGGACGTCGACTGGGTGGTCGGCCTGATCGAGGGCTACCGGCGGGAGTTCCCCGGCGCCCGCGTGCGGGCGACCAACCGGGAGAGCTGGCTGGAGCCCAGGAGCGGTCGGGTGGCGGCGGCGCGGTTCCGCGCGCTGGCGGACTACCCGGTGGCGCTGCCCGAGGGCTCCGCGCTGCACCCGCTGCACTTCCACCTGGACGCCGGGGACGCCAAGGAGTGCTGGCACTGGTGCTCCGAGGTGGTGCACGCGCGGGCCGCGTTCGACGTGGCCGGCTAGGGGCCGGGAAAGCGGAGGGGCGGGGAACCTGATCCGGTTCCCCGCCCCTGCGCCGTCGAGGCGGGGCTAGCCGAGCAGCGCGTCCACGAACGCGGCGGGCTCGAACGGCGCCAGGTCGTCCGCGCCCTCGCCGAGCCCGACCAGCTTCACCGGCACGCCCAGCTCGCGCTGCACCTGGAACACGATGCCGCCCTTGGCGGTGCCGTCCAGCTTGGTCAGCACGATGCCGGTCACGTCCACGACCTCGGAGAACACGCGGGCCTGGGTGAGCCCGTTCTGCCCGGTGGTCGCGTCGAGCACCAGCAGCACCTCGTCGACCTCCGTCTGCTTCTCCACCACCCGCTTGACCTTGCCCAGCTCGTCCATCAGCCCGGTCTTGGTGTGCAGCCTGCCCGCCGTGTCGACCAGGACGGTGTCGACGCCCTCGCCGACGCCCTGCTTGACCGCGTCGAACGCGACCGACGCCGGGTCGCCGCCCTCGGGGCCGCGCACGGTGCGCGCGCCGACCCTGGAGCCCCAGGTGGCGAGCTGGTCGGCGGCGGCGGCGCGGAACGTGTCGGCCGCGCCGAGCAGCACGGTGCGGCCGTCGGCGACGAGCACGCGGGCGAGCTTGCCGGTGGTGGTGGTCTTGCCGACGCCGTTGACGCCGACCACGAGCAGCACGGCGGGCTTGCCGTCGTGCGGGAGGGCGTGCAGCGAGCGGTCCATCGACGGGTGCAGCGCGTCCACGAGGACCTCGCGCAGCAGCGTCCTGGCCTGTTCGGGGGTGCGCACGCCGCGCGCCGCGATCTGCTGCCGCAGCGCCTCCACGACCTGCATGGTCACCGCGGCGCCGAGGTCCGCCATGAGCAGGGTGTCCTCGACGTCGGTCCACGAGTCCTCGTCCAGGTCGCCCGCGCCGAGCAGGCCGAGCAGGCCGGAGCCGAGCGTGGAGCGGGAGCGGCTCAGCCTGCCGCGCAGCCGCTCCAGGCGGCCCGCCGTCGGCTCGATCTCGTCGATCTCCGAGGACTCCTCGGGGAGCTGGACGTCGACCAGTCCGGGTCGGACCGAGTCGCGCGGCACCGACGCGTCGTCTCCGACGCCGGGCTGCCCGTCCACCTCGGTCCGGTCGACCACCGGGTGCCGGACCGGCTCGGGGCCCTCGACCGGCGCGACCGGCACGGCGGTGTCGACGGGCGCGGCGGTGTCGACGGGCACGGAGATGTCGACCGGCGCCGGGGTCTCGACGGGCTCGTCCACCACCGGCGCGGCGGACTCGGCCCGCTTCGCGGGGGGCTCCTCGGCGGGCTCGGCCGCCGAGGGCTTCGCCGCCGGTTCCGGTTCGGCCGGGGTGGTCGCGGAACCTCCGGGCTGGGCGAACGTGATCCCACCGCCCGCCCGGTACCCCTTGGTGACGGGGCGGTCGGGTTCCTTCTCGGTGAGGGAGATCCGCCTGCGCCGGGAGAGCGCGACACCGGCCACGAGGGCGACCGCGAGCAGCGCCGCGACGAGGACGACGATCCAGATCAGGGTCGTGGTGGACACCGGCCAATCCTCCCACGCCTGCGCATGTGGTCGATCAACGAGAAGAGCTTGCACCTGGCAACTTCTCCACAACCCCCCTTGTGCCGACGCCCCGCGTCGAATAGACCACTGGACGTGAGGGTGATCGGGCTCCACTCCGGCACGTCGGCGGACGCCGTCGACGTGGCGGTCGCCGACCTGTCCCTGGACGGGCCGGTGGTCGTGCTCTCCCCCGTCGAGCACGCGGAACACCCGTTCCCGGACCGGCTGCGGGCGGTCCCGACCGGCGCCGGGGACGTGTGCGCCCTCGACACCGGGCTGGGGCGGCTCTTCGGCCGGATCGCCGCCGGGTACCGGGGCGAGCTGGTCTCGTCACTCGGACAGACCGCGCACCACCGGGTGGAGAGCGGGACCTGCCTCGGCACGCTCCAGCTCGGCGAGCCCGCCTGGATCGCCGAGGCGACCGGCCTCCCGGTGGTCTCCGGCTTCCGCCAGCGCGACGTCGCGGCGGGCGGCCACGGCGCGCCGCTGGCCAGCACGCTCGACGTGCTGTGGCTGGCCGAGTTATCGAAGACCGCCCCGGCCGCCGCGCTGAACCTGGGCGGCATCGCGAACGTCACCCTGGTGCGGCACGGCCACCCGCCGTCCGCCTGCGACACCGGCCCCGGCAACGCGCTCCTGGACGCGGCGGCGCGGCGGATCACCGGAACGCCCTGCGACGTCGACGGCGCGCTCGCCCTGCGCGGCGCCGTCCACCCCGGACTGCTCGACCGGCTGCTGGCCGACCCGCACTACGCGCGCCCCGCGCCGAAGTCCACCGGCAAGGAGCACTTCAACGCAGGCTACCTGGACCGCGCGACCGAGGGCCTCGCGCTCACCCCCGAGGACCTGCTCGCCACCCTGGTCGAGCTGACCGCCCGCACCGCCGCCCGCGCCTGCGCCGACGCGCGCCTGGTCGTGGTCTCCGGCGGCGGCACCCGCAACCCCGCGCTGATGGCGGCCCTGCGCCGCCGCCTGCCGGGGTCCGACGTGCGCCCCAGCGACGACCTCGGCCTGCCCGCCGGGGCCAAGGAGGCGCACCTGACCGCGCTGCTGGGCTTCTTGGCCTGGCACGGCCTTCCGGGCAACGTCCCGGCCGCGACCGGCGCGCGCGGGCCGCGCCCGTTGGGCTCCATCACCCCCGGACGGGCGCCGCTGCGCCTGCCGGAGCCCGCCACCACCCCGGTCACCGGTCTGAGAATCGGAGGAAGCCGTGCGTGCACTTGACCTCGCGATCGTGGTGCTTTTCCTGGTGGGGATGCCGCTGCTGGGCGTGTGGATCGGCGGCAGGCAGCGATCCGCGACCGACTACTTCGTCAGCGAGCGCTCCATCTCGTGGTGGGTGGTGTGCGTCTCGGTGGTCTCCGCGGAGACCTCGACGCTGACCGTGCTGAGCGTGCCGACCGTGGCCTACGGCGGCGGCATGACGTTCCTGTCGCTGGCGTTCGGCTACCTGCTGGGCCGGATCGTGGTGTCGTTCGTGCTGCTGCCGAAGTACGTGGCGGGCGAGCTGGTCACCGCGTACGGGTACCTGGGGCGCCGGTTCGGCTCCGGGCTCCAGGGCGCCGCGTCGGTGACGTTCCTGGTGACCCGGCTGCTCGCGGACGGGCTGCGGCTGTTCGCGACCGCGATCCCGGTGAAGGTCGTGCTGTCGGCGTACGGGGTGAACGCCTCGTACTGGCTGATCGTGGCCGTGCTCGGCGCGGCGATGGTGGTCTACAGCTTCCTGGGCGGGGTGCGCGCGGTCGTGTGGGTCGACGCCATCCAGATGCTCTGGTACGTCCTCGGCGCGGTCGCGGTGATCGTCGTGCTGTCCGGGCGGCTGCCCGGCGACTGGGTCGGGCAGGCCGCCGACGCGGACAAGTTCCAGTTCCTCGACCTGGTAGCCAGCCCGCTGACCAGCCCGTACGCCGCGCTGACCGCGTTCGTGGGCGGCGCGGTGCTGTCCATGGCCTCGCACGGCGCCGACCAGCTCGTGGTGCAGCGGCTGATGGCGACCAAGGACGTGCGGGCGAGCCAGAAGGCGCTCATCGGCAGCGGTGTGGTGGTGCTGCTCCAGTTCGGGCTGTTCCTGGTGATCGGCGTGATGCTGTGGGCCTACTACGAGGGCGCGCACCCGGTGGAGGAGCTCGGGCTCAGCAACGCGGACGAGCTGTTCGCGAGCTTCATCGTCAACGACATGCCGTCCGGGCTGTCCGGGTTCGTCATCGCGGGCATCCTCGCCGCCGCGCTCAGCTCCTCGCTGGGCGCGCTGGCCTCGTCCACGGTCACCGACGTCTACCAGAAGCTCGTGCGCAGGCCGCTGTCCGAGGACGAGGTGCTGCGGCAGGGTCGCCTGTGGACGGTGGTGTGGGCGGTGCTGCTGGCGGTGTTCGCCGGGCTGTTCTCCTCGTTCACCACGCGCGGCAACCCGATCGTCGAGCAGGGGCTGTCGATCGCGGGCTTCACCTACGGGGCGCTGCTCGGGGCGTTCCTGCTGGGGCTGGTGTTCCGCGGGGCGCGGCAGCCGGACGCGATCGCGGCGTTCGCGGTGACCGTGGTGGTGATGGCGTTCGTGATCCTGGGCGTGAAGTTCCGCGGACCCGACCTGGAGCTGACCGTCGACTTCTCGCCCGCGTCGGCGGCGGAGCAGCTGTGGGCCCCCGCGTACCCCTGGTACACCCCGCTCGGGGTGCTGGTGACGCTCGTGGTCGGCGGGCTGCTGTCGCTGCGGCACGGGAGGGCGGGCAGCCGGGTCGGCTGAGTTGGGTCGGCTGAGCCGCGGCGGTCGACGGCGAGGCGGCAGGCGGCGAGGGCGCCCACGGCGAGGGCGCTAGCGGCGAGGCAGCTCGCGGTGATTCAGCTCACAGCGGGGCAGCCCGCGTCGCGCGGTGCGGGACGGCCCGCCCGCGCGCCTCCGGCAGGCGCGGGCGGGCCGGTCCTCGGGGGCGTCACAGCCGGTCGGCACACCCCGACCGGTGCTGGAGCCCGGTGCTCGGGGGAGATCGGGCGGAGGGGGTCCGGTCAGCCCTCGGCGGCGTCCCCGCTCGCCGGGGCGGAGGGCCCGGTCGGTCCGGAGGGCCCGGTCGGTCCGGAGGGCCCGGTCGGTCCGGAGGGCCCGGTCGGCTCGGACGGCCCAAACGGCCCGGTCGGCGCGGTCAAGCCGCGTGGCCCGCGCGGCGGGCGTGGAGGGGTGACTGCTGTCGGAACCCCAGCCGGGTGAACATCCGCTCGGACGCCGCACCGCCCCCGGCGGCGGTGGCGGCGGAGGCCTCGGGGCGCGCCCCGTGCTCCACGGCGAGCTTCCACACGAGCTCGGCGACGAGGGCGCCGCCGATCCCGCGTCCTCGGGCGGAGGGCTCGACGGCCACGTGCTCCACCCGGTACCGCTCCTGCTCCGCCCGACCGGCCGCGTAGCCGAGCACCCGCTCACCGTCGCGCGCCACGACCACCGCGCGCCCGCCGGTCCCCGCCGAGGCGACCAGCCCGGCCCCGGACTCCCCCACCTCGGGGAAGCAGCGCTCGTGCAGCGCCGCGACGGCCGTGCGCACGCCCAGCGCGCCGTCGTCCCCGCGCGCGGGCAGCGCCCCGGTGCCCCAGCCCGCCCCGGCGCCCTGGCAGGCGGCCTCGCTCAGCAGCAGGCCCCGCACGGCGGCGGCGTCGGCGGTGAGCTCCTCGCCCGCGCCGCCCACGGCGAACCCGTGCCTGGCGGCGAACGCGGCGAGCCGCAGGTGCGCGGGACCGCCCCGCACCTCCCGCTCCGCGACGCCCGCCAGCACCGGCTCGACGGCGGCCAGCAGGGCGTCGGCGGTGCTGTCCCAGATCCGGCCGCCCGCCGGGTGGTTGACCGGGACGTCGACGAACGGGCCGTGCAGCACGACCCGGTCGGAGACGGGGTCGACGGCGGCGGTGAGCAGGCCCCGGACGCGGCCACGGCGGTCGGTCGCGACGGCGGAGCCCGCGGGCCAGCCGGGCACGGGGTCCACCAGCAGGTCCAGGTGGTGCGGGCTGTCGGCGGGGAGGCCTGCCAGCAGGTCGAGGGTGTCGTTCAGGTCAGCGGCGACTGCGATTCGGATGTCGTACATGTCTGGCATGGTC encodes:
- a CDS encoding IclR family transcriptional regulator — encoded protein: MEGACPKVSRESGGVQSLQRAFDLLERLADAGGEASLSELASASGLPLPTIHRLIRTLVDLGYVRQHDNRRYALGPRLIRLGEGAGRQFGTWARPLLAELVDETGETANLAVLDGDEIVYVAQAPSRHSMRMFTEVGRRVLPHATGVGKAVLAALPRDRARELLERTGLPARTPNTITDLGAMLAELDLVAARGHALDEGEQELGVRCVAVVVPGGPTPAAVSVSGPEGRLTREAAEGITGLLHGIADRLASRPTMG
- the ftsY gene encoding signal recognition particle-docking protein FtsY; amino-acid sequence: MSTTTLIWIVVLVAALLAVALVAGVALSRRRRISLTEKEPDRPVTKGYRAGGGITFAQPGGSATTPAEPEPAAKPSAAEPAEEPPAKRAESAAPVVDEPVETPAPVDISVPVDTAAPVDTAVPVAPVEGPEPVRHPVVDRTEVDGQPGVGDDASVPRDSVRPGLVDVQLPEESSEIDEIEPTAGRLERLRGRLSRSRSTLGSGLLGLLGAGDLDEDSWTDVEDTLLMADLGAAVTMQVVEALRQQIAARGVRTPEQARTLLREVLVDALHPSMDRSLHALPHDGKPAVLLVVGVNGVGKTTTTGKLARVLVADGRTVLLGAADTFRAAAADQLATWGSRVGARTVRGPEGGDPASVAFDAVKQGVGEGVDTVLVDTAGRLHTKTGLMDELGKVKRVVEKQTEVDEVLLVLDATTGQNGLTQARVFSEVVDVTGIVLTKLDGTAKGGIVFQVQRELGVPVKLVGLGEGADDLAPFEPAAFVDALLG
- a CDS encoding anhydro-N-acetylmuramic acid kinase, translated to MIGLHSGTSADAVDVAVADLSLDGPVVVLSPVEHAEHPFPDRLRAVPTGAGDVCALDTGLGRLFGRIAAGYRGELVSSLGQTAHHRVESGTCLGTLQLGEPAWIAEATGLPVVSGFRQRDVAAGGHGAPLASTLDVLWLAELSKTAPAAALNLGGIANVTLVRHGHPPSACDTGPGNALLDAAARRITGTPCDVDGALALRGAVHPGLLDRLLADPHYARPAPKSTGKEHFNAGYLDRATEGLALTPEDLLATLVELTARTAARACADARLVVVSGGGTRNPALMAALRRRLPGSDVRPSDDLGLPAGAKEAHLTALLGFLAWHGLPGNVPAATGARGPRPLGSITPGRAPLRLPEPATTPVTGLRIGGSRACT
- a CDS encoding sodium:solute symporter, giving the protein MRALDLAIVVLFLVGMPLLGVWIGGRQRSATDYFVSERSISWWVVCVSVVSAETSTLTVLSVPTVAYGGGMTFLSLAFGYLLGRIVVSFVLLPKYVAGELVTAYGYLGRRFGSGLQGAASVTFLVTRLLADGLRLFATAIPVKVVLSAYGVNASYWLIVAVLGAAMVVYSFLGGVRAVVWVDAIQMLWYVLGAVAVIVVLSGRLPGDWVGQAADADKFQFLDLVASPLTSPYAALTAFVGGAVLSMASHGADQLVVQRLMATKDVRASQKALIGSGVVVLLQFGLFLVIGVMLWAYYEGAHPVEELGLSNADELFASFIVNDMPSGLSGFVIAGILAAALSSSLGALASSTVTDVYQKLVRRPLSEDEVLRQGRLWTVVWAVLLAVFAGLFSSFTTRGNPIVEQGLSIAGFTYGALLGAFLLGLVFRGARQPDAIAAFAVTVVVMAFVILGVKFRGPDLELTVDFSPASAAEQLWAPAYPWYTPLGVLVTLVVGGLLSLRHGRAGSRVG
- a CDS encoding GNAT family N-acetyltransferase translates to MYDIRIAVAADLNDTLDLLAGLPADSPHHLDLLVDPVPGWPAGSAVATDRRGRVRGLLTAAVDPVSDRVVLHGPFVDVPVNHPAGGRIWDSTADALLAAVEPVLAGVAEREVRGGPAHLRLAAFAARHGFAVGGAGEELTADAAAVRGLLLSEAACQGAGAGWGTGALPARGDDGALGVRTAVAALHERCFPEVGESGAGLVASAGTGGRAVVVARDGERVLGYAAGRAEQERYRVEHVAVEPSARGRGIGGALVAELVWKLAVEHGARPEASAATAAGGGAASERMFTRLGFRQQSPLHARRAGHAA